The DNA sequence TATTATTCTCTGATGGAATAATGGCCTGCCATGCTTCATGTTCATTTCTGATGGATACGGCCACGCTCTTACGTTAGAGACTCTCACTGCCACTCATTTGCTACACAGCTATTAGTTTCTACCATACGTTAACAAGTCAGCAAGGCTCACTGAAACAGCGAGGCTATTACATGTAGTGAAACTTTGGCTTCAGTGGCTTGCTCAGTCAAGCACAGCTCGGCTCAACTGTTGAGGGCGCTTGCAAGGTCTGAGTTGTAGCCATCGAGGAGATGTGAGAGAATCTGAGTATTGTGTATGGATGTGAATTGTTAGTAGCAACTCATAGTTCTTTCAGAAATTTATAAACCACATAATGTTCATTAAAATTTATaattgtttgaaagaaattaacaTTACCTGAATTGATGGCACCTGGCTTTCCACTATAATCCGGAATGTGATACGTGCTTGGTACGGTGTACACTCCTGATCTGTGGCCATCAACTGTTGGAGGATCTGTTCGGGGTCCGATGGTTTCTCTTCTGGTGATAGTGCATTCATTTGGTAATGGCCGCCTATAGTTTGGATCATCCAATGGACCTGGACCATGGCCCCACTCTTTCCCAAAGACCAGCGGGCCGGTTAAGTTGGTCACACGATCATTTCGTTTTGTGGCTTCTAACACTAACGGAGCTAGTTCCTGTATGGAAAGGTATGAATGATTTGAATGGATAAGATTGATGTCAGGTTATATGTTTGTTTTAGCTTGAGCATGGATGCATTTTGGGTAAAACAAGTAGTGTCAAGTGAACAGTAACagaattactttttcaaaaattccatATACATTGGCTGGTTTATATGAGAGTATACTTATATGTCAGTGTTCTGgctttttgatgtaaaatctcATTATGCTATTGACGAAAAGGCAGTTTTTGCTAATATTTATCTCAAGGAAAATGCAAACAATCCACATTTTATCCACATTTTATAATTAGCGGTTGGCAGCCACCAttataaattttcatattacatcttgaaaaaataacaaaaacatcaaattcTAAAATTGGTAAGGGCATCTACTACCATTTGAGTACACACACTTTCCTGTCAATGCATCTTAATATTAACCTTACATTGTGTCATAGATATCTTTTGTCCTTTCAGCATGTATTCCAAGAAATTTAGGTCGGTGATAACATGTGAGCACACATGTTAAAAGGCTTGTAAACTAATGTATAACTCATGTGGTAAATCAAAAATTGATATCGCACTGTAGTTTCAAGCAAACAGAATAAATAAAAGACTTATACGTACtcttctgtaatttttaatatGTTCTATATGTTTTAGACAGAGCATCTCCAGGAATTCCTCATCCAGAGCTCTCTCCCCTCTGGCTTCAACGCAGCATTCATTTTTATAATCTACGAGGTAGTGGGCAATCTCTGACAGTCTGGCAATAAGAACTGaaagaaacatagaaaaaaagacaaaattcaTATACGGTATTATCATTCTGGTAGGATAGATCAATAGGAGAGTTACACAATTTTAGCAATGAATATTGTAATAATATAACAGAGATAATAGAGTTGTATCATGTGCCCAGGTAACACATAGCAATATATATTTGGTTTCTACCGATGACTGAGAAGAGTGTGGAAGATGGCACTGTGAATAGTTTACCTCAGGACAATAAGGATGGCTAAGATGTGACATCCCTGTATCTTAATGTGGGATGACTGGATATCTGATAAATCTGGAATTTTTGAGGGCTGTCAATATCACAAATTTATCAGTGTTGTCATCCATTTACATTGTAATAATTCTTTTATGATTATGATAAGCATGATGCTATACTTTTGTTGTTATGATGATAAAGAAGGAGAAGAAGGAGAAGAGGATGAAGAAGAAGACAGTGGTGATGATtatgttgttgtctttgttgttgttgttgttgttgttgttgatgatgataatgatggtggtgatggttATGAAGAGGGGAAGATGGAAACGGGCAAAGGGGAATGTCAAGAGCTATGACCAAACTCAAAAACAACGGTGATACTTTGTATTGCCTTTTCAGTGTatttcaatcaaattcaaaataaaatggttaCTGCCGTAAGGTAGCCCAATGCAAACACTAgcaaattgcattttgaagagGTTTCCATCGTGCATCTGTTTACACCAATCAAGAGTATCTATTGAAGACAGTAAATATTGTCACAGTTTGTTTGCCAGACTAACTAACTCCATTAGGCACGGCAGCACAAAATGGCTTGAAATGAATTCCAATACCTTTGTTTTCAGCTTCGTGGTCGGCCTTCCAAAAATGTCCATGGTAGTTGTCTGTGGTTTCCTCGTAAGCCCTGTCCCTCGCTAACTCCTTGATATCGACACCAAGCCCTTTAAATTCGTTAAGAAGTTCATTTGTTCTGTAGTATTCTAGATCTTCGACACAGGCTGCTATGTTTTGCATCAGAATGTGAAATACGTGGTGTATGTTGTCTGCTGTGGACGCATGGTCGACAAGGCTGTAGCTGATGTTACTGTGGCTGAGCCCGACAAGGCGAACAGGCTTGTCGACTGGAGGACGTATTGCTGGTATCGCCGGTGGAGCAGACATTTCTTCCCTTAAGCTGGCAACTAAATAAAACGAGACTCCGTcgaaatttgattttctgcgATGCTTCAGCCTCTCCGACAAGCGTAATTTAAATCGCAGCAGTCGAGTACGCCTGTCTCGTTTCCACGTAACAACGCCTTGTAAACAATCTTCGTCCCAGCTCAGGTCACGTGATACGGAAACAGGTCAACTAActattatgttgcaaatttgaggtcatcgtataatttatgcaaataacacCATGTTTATAGCGATTGCCTAGCACCGAGTCAGGGCCGGGGCGACGAGAGGTGAAGCCATAGATCTGTGAGAGTTTTGCGGATTTACGAAAAAAGGACGATGTCTTCGGAAAATCCAGCTACCCCTTTGACACGGACGCAGTACAGAGACAGCTGTACAAGCGTGCTAATGGGCATAGACACGATATATCGCCATGGAATCATTATGGATGACCCTCTGGACGTCGAACTCAAGCAAGTCGCCAGAATGATTGAGGTTCTCAGACCTGAAGTTGACGAAAATTTAGAATATTACGTCGATGGACCACTAGTTCGATGTGAGTTGAGTGGAAACTTGTCAAGACGTTTGTTAATCCTGTCACCGATAGACGGGAGTAACCGCGAGTAGCTGACATTTTGAATGGTGGTGGTGGGGCGCGCGGGAGATGGGATCTGTAGGGAAGGCAACGCCATTTATGATTTCCTGACCGAAATACATAACAAGCAATGTCGATTTTTTTCTCAGCGAAATGCTTATACAAAAGGCCGGTCTTCCCATTTGTTACATATAACGTTCTAAATATTATTTCGATagcataaacttaattcataTTTTATTCCGTCGGCCCAGGTATTATCTGTAGTGAGTGTGTTTTGATATGTTAGACTGGCATTCAAAGTGTTTATTATATACAGTTTAtagcaaaacaaataaaaaaattaacgaATATTTAACGCTTGTGAAAGTATATATTATCACAAAATTCATAGATAAGCGATAGACTATACGATATCTCTTAAACCTTTCCATGTTAACCTTGAAATCATTTTAAATCACTGTTTCATCTTTTATACCTGATTTTCATTGCTGCTTATTGAATGTTTTCGttaattattttacagttttgacAGCCAGAGTCAACAAAATTTCAGCGATTGTACGTGAAATACGTCGTGCCTGCAGTGCAAGAAACGTGAATATGTATGGTGAAAGTTATCACAGTCGGCACTGTAGCGAACACCTAGAACAACTAAAGGAAGTCAGACAGGTGAGGCTAAAGATTATAATTGCCCCCACCAGCTTGAATTGAGCATATTTTGACGAAAATAGAGATTCTTCAAATATTCTGGCTCCATCCATTCATAgtacaatttgcaaacatctttACTATATTGCCTTGGGTGACATGTCCGTTTTCTTTATTACAATGATGCTACCATTACTTAAAATGAAACTTCATTTCTTTGAAATGGATTGAAAGTGAACATTATGTCGGAACATTTCTAAAagagacacattcaaatatcacACAATCACATTTATGATCCTTCTAGTATTGACATTATGGTCGCATAAGGCCAATAGAAAAATGATCCTTTGATGTTTCTACGGTAACTTAGGTTATTAAAAGACAGTTGTAAATACCCTCTTCCCTATTTGTACGCTTATACTGAGACACTATacgtttcacaaaatcaaaattGTCATGTTTGCTtcacttcaaattttatcatctcTGTTCCCATACATTAAGTGTTAATTGGACAcattatttatcaaataaactttaatatctGACAGGAACTGGACTCCCATTATCAAAATACTGTCATCAGAAATGCAAACCTTGAGGAGGCAAGGAAGCAGCACCACAGAGAAGCTCTCGCCAGAAGTAAATGGGGGACAGCTGCCACTGAGGGCAGTGTTAATGCACTGAAAACACCTGGGTCTTCACAGAAAAGTGTCACATTTGACGGAGCAGCATTAGATCCTGCAGTCAGGCAAACGTTGGAAAACTCAGCAGTTGAATCTACAGAGGCTTATGAAAGGTCAGCAGTGGGTCAGCAGCCTCACTCCAACACATGGCCGGAAGATGAGCCCTGGCCTCCCAGGGCCGAAATGAGAACAGAACCACCATTTGGTAAGATAAACAATATTGATATTCTTAACATTAGTCAAGTATTTCAACTGAACAGCACATATACCCTTTTTAGTGCAGTTTAGAGTTTCTTGTACATTACTGAACCACATATTTCTCCAGGGCACTTTGTTACTGAGAATCTTGAAAAGAACAAGGAAATGATATTGAAGATGAAGAAATCTTAAAGAAACTGATGTGGAAATAATTTCAATGAtatcgtatatatatattacattagTTATTTTAGACATGGAAGACTGCTATCACTAGTGAACATCTTATGAAACTCATCTCTCCTGTTTCTGTTTCAGTTGATGGACGTGTCCGAGATCTGAACACGTACAAGGATTTACCGCAGTTCACAGGAATTGATCTCCCAGTTCCGAATTTACCAGACGCTGAATTGGGATTCAGGGCTACTCATACCCAACACTGGGACCACCATAATACAGTTATGTATTAGTAGGCTGTGTTAGGGACTCAGAAATTCACTTTTTGTCTCTGAATTTCCAATATCCATGTTGGACTACAGAATAACATCATACAGAAAAGAAGAAGCAGCATTGTGTGACTGAAAACTTTCAAACTCCTTACTCCGTGACTAGACTGTATTAAAAGCTACAGTGAAATCTGTATACACtgaaccctgtctaaactggaaacctcTTTGAACTGAACCCTTTTCCCTCTCCCATTCCAATAAAACTCTATGTTAAAaggacctctataaaccaaacacctctccaaacttaacaattttctcagtccctgaacgggttcagtttagacaggttttacaACTACAGAATAAGAATTGCCCACCAGATTGGCATGAAAGTGGACAGTTGTTTTGCAAATGATACTGTGActgtacagaaaattctgtaTTGTCCCCATGACATCATTTAAATCTCAAACATTAGGGCCTTGCCATATTTCTTTGCTGTTACCGACTCTAGCACAAACAGGTCTAAAAATTTTGTACAGTGACTTAAATTATGGCAATGTAGCAGAATGAAtgcaattttttgttttaaatttttactgATATTGAGATATCAAATGCTGCAAGGAGAAAGCATATCAAAGCAAGTGTTTACTTCAAGAACTTTAATGATGTAGTAATGAATATAAAGAAGGCATGTGTTCCTGTCTCTTAAATTGTTACATTACGTGGCAGAAGCAGTGCATATAGCTACATCTCTCTTGTCCCATTCATACAAATGAAGTGCCGTAAATTAGtcaattttgcaacatttcaaGAGAAATGTACAGTGGACTTTGTTGCAGTAATTTCTAGACATGCTAGCATTTGATTTTACAGCCATTGCAAGAAAAAGAAGACCATAAAAATGTTGAGATATCTCTGACTATTCTATTGTCCCAAGGAAAcaatagaaaacaaaactgaactATTCGATCAAACTTTACGGTTCTTTCTTATTTTACTGATTCACCAACAAATTTGACAATGTAGTATTATTGAATTGTCTCAACTTGGAGAGAGAACTCAAGCCCTATGTTTTCCTTGTAGCTTTGCTCAACTTCGAAATCAATAACATTGCAAGACACTGTTTTAATAGGAAGTGGTATGTCAAATTTTGGTGTCCCAGTACTTCTTACACATGCTTTAACTtcccaaaacattttttttactaaacaaGCTTACTAAATCCTCAAAAAAGTGAAGGTAGCTTTGGTAGCATATTCAAACTATGCAggaaataaatatatacacacatgtcATCTAGGATCTCAAGAGTGTTTTGGTACCCCTAAACTACTAGCTTTCTAGTTTTTGGGGTACCTAAATGCTGGAGAGGTCCCAGACAAGTACAAATGCTGACTTACCAATGAACTGTTCCCATACCAAAGTATGGCATAGATGAGTTTTATGCAATGAAATATCATGTTCAGAAATGCTTTCAtcatgtaaataaaaatatttgtcaaatttataaagtttagttTCTTCAAACTTTGTTGGTTCCAAAAAAAGCCAATATCAGCACTTATTACATGTTACTATTAAATATTACAGTCTCAGTATCACATGGGCAAAATAATCACAGAACTTGAACACTAACACACcaagttttaatttttattttgaccaCTTCAAATATATGTTATCTGCTACATGTTCAATGTTAAACTTCCAGGGAAAAAATCCTGTATATTTATAAAAGTTTGCATAAgtggaaacataaattttttgtCATTGGTTGTCCAAGAATCACATTATCAAGCATTGTGATATTTAACCAATAAATTTCTACCACATTgtataaaaattctgaaaatgctCATGGCTACTGTGAGCGAATATGAAATATAGACTATACTTTTTATTGGTTGATTTCAGCGGAGGAGAGAAATACAAAAATCTTAGCTACCATACTGCACTGAGTTGTTTGTAGGGTCAACAAACTGTCAATGCTTATATTTTGACGTTGCCTGTGagattttatttgcatttacaATCCCAAGATTTAATAATCCCATAAGTACAAGTAGTTTTACACTTGTGAAATTcaataactttttcaaaataagacACAGGCAAAATTGCCTTTGAACAGGAAAACTGcaagtattttatcaaattgGTGAAGATATAACATTCAATCTCGAATCAGCCTATCTTGCTATATTTAAATTTCGGCGTTGACTCTATTAGTCCAGCAGGTCCAGTACTTTGTGTTGACTGACTGTAATTGTTGgtgcgccaccaacggcgaaGCTGTGTTTTACATACTCTTTTGAGTTCGCTTTCAGTGGGCCGAGCCCTTTATTACCTGTTTTGTTTACTGAATCGATGATGTTGCAAGCctttgatatataaataccagtAAAACTAGAATTGTTGCTATGATCTAGGCATTGCTTACAGTCATCCCAATTGATTAGTCAAAGTTGTAGCAAGAGATTGTCTTGTGTTTTCTTGTTAGAGGAGGATAGGCGTCCGAAAAGTTCTTGATCTGTCACGTACTTGTGTGCCTTCAGAGCTTTAAAtatatcaagatatttagtgGCGGGGTAACcttcatgtattttttaaacATCGACCACActtaaaagacaaacaaaacaaagttacgCAGATGTCCGTAAAAGAGTATTGACGCAATGCCCAACCCATCGCATATCAGTCCCTATGGACAACGCCCACTTCTACCTGTCAGGGGAGTTCGTCTCCTTCCAACCTATATTAGGCCGGCGCCATTCTcgaattttaactttttatatgtttgttttaaaatcaaataCCGGAAATCTTTACAATCCTGAACTTTGATTTTCCTTGGCATATATGACGttgttttaaaaacaaatttcctcTAAAATTACAAGAGTACAAGATCACAGGCACCTCGGTCACGTCAGGTCATCTCCGGAACAAACTTATTTCAAAGCGATTCGGCGTTATATGCGGAGTTTTACTACATCCGTAGTAAGCTATAATCCTTTGTCACAGTACAAAAACTCTTACATTCCTCCCGTTTCCATCATCGCTGTCCGTAACCGCCCTTTatgacattttattcaaggtgTACACTGAGGCAAGGGGAGTTAAAAAAACAACGTAAAACATATTTGCTAAGATGTTCACGCTTTGAAAAATAACGTCAGCCTTTACCGGACTGCAAACTGTATTTTGACATACACGTGTCGACGTTGGTTTCCTATTTTGTGGGAAACCTCTCTATCGGACCAGCTTAATATTAACCTTAGTTGAATCGAGATTTGTTATTATTTACCATTATTGTGGTTGCTTTAATGAAAACATCTCTATAGACCCGACCCGTCAAGTGCTGCAGAGAGGAAAGGCAGATCAACGATGATGAACTTCTAAATTGCcacaattattaaaaaatatgttCGTATTTTATATTTCAGATGATAATGTAACATTATTATAAGACACAATATGGACAAACATTCGGTCATTACAGCTCCccccactctctctctctctctctctctctctctctctctctctctctctctctctctctctctctctctctctcccgaTCGTTTTGCTCTGGTACAATTTGGTCTGTTTATTGTGATGATTGTACGTAATAATTACTGTGACTTTGAATCATTATTTAGGAAGGCAGTGTCTTCCATTTTCTTTATATTGCGGACAAAACTTCACGCAAACCAGTCATTGAGATGCTATTTGATTTTATACGAGTGTATTGACGTTGGCACTCCTTAGTTGATTCATTGCATCATAGTCCCTTGCCAAATTTTGTACAGCTTTCTTCTCCATTTCTTGATATTGAGTACTCTGTTCCTGTTTAACTTTAGGTGAGCCATGGGAAGAAATTTGCTATAGCTCACTAGCTTCTTTCATCGTGTCATAACTCGGTTATCCGAGACGTCGGCAACCCACCCctctaacaaacttcacgttcgaataaggaataaggaaaaagaaataagtaacaaacttcacggaCCCTTCACAGCGTATGTAGTAGCATTTTTTTTTCGCGGTCCATTTGTGATGTTTTATGAACAGCAGTTTGAGGGCGTCGTTTCGTTAGGCTTTAAATTATATCTCTCTACGAAACTCAGCACGACTTGGCTACTACTTTGTAAAAATCGTAGCGCACCGTGTATTTTTGCACGTGCAGGGACCAACTCAGACCGTAAACGTTATCAATAAAAGCTTTTTTCGAGATTATCGTTCTGTACAACGTCTTCGTAACAATCGAGAGATTGTCGTAGACAGAAGCCT is a window from the Ptychodera flava strain L36383 chromosome 11, AS_Pfla_20210202, whole genome shotgun sequence genome containing:
- the LOC139143590 gene encoding uncharacterized protein; translated protein: MSAPPAIPAIRPPVDKPVRLVGLSHSNISYSLVDHASTADNIHHVFHILMQNIAACVEDLEYYRTNELLNEFKGLGVDIKELARDRAYEETTDNYHGHFWKADHEAENKVLIARLSEIAHYLVDYKNECCVEARGERALDEEFLEMLCLKHIEHIKNYRRELAPLVLEATKRNDRVTNLTGPLVFGKEWGHGPGPLDDPNYRRPLPNECTITRRETIGPRTDPPTVDGHRSGVYTVPSTYHIPDYSGKPGAINSGTTGVLTFDGKYGGRHLHERDMNDRRKPLREEVNHVSSRYKHNHGLCE
- the LOC139143591 gene encoding uncharacterized protein produces the protein MSSENPATPLTRTQYRDSCTSVLMGIDTIYRHGIIMDDPLDVELKQVARMIEVLRPEVDENLEYYVDGPLVRFLTARVNKISAIVREIRRACSARNVNMYGESYHSRHCSEHLEQLKEVRQELDSHYQNTVIRNANLEEARKQHHREALARSKWGTAATEGSVNALKTPGSSQKSVTFDGAALDPAVRQTLENSAVESTEAYERSAVGQQPHSNTWPEDEPWPPRAEMRTEPPFVDGRVRDLNTYKDLPQFTGIDLPVPNLPDAELGFRATHTQHWDHHNTVMY